A genomic region of Azoarcus sp. KH32C contains the following coding sequences:
- the hemE gene encoding uroporphyrinogen decarboxylase, with protein sequence MSRLQNDTFLRALLRQPTEYTPLWLMRQAGRYLPEYCETRKRAGSFLNLCKSPTMACEVTLQPLARYNLDAAILFSDILTVPDAMGLGLYFAEGEGPRFERPLRDEWEIRNLAIPDPHAELQYVMDAVAEIRRALNGSVPLIGFSGSPWTLACYMVEGGSSDDYRKVKAMAYSRPDLLHHVLSVTADSVVAYLNAQIESGAQAVMVFDSWGGVLSEAAYHEFSLPYLKRVVDGLIKEREGERVPNIVFTKGGGLWIENIAGIGCDAVGLDWTMDIGRARKLVGDKVALQGNLDPNVLFAPPEAIAREAKRVLDSFGNHPGHVFNLGHGISQFTPPESVSVLVDTVHEHSRKIRSGN encoded by the coding sequence GTGAGCCGTCTGCAGAACGACACCTTCCTGCGCGCCCTGCTGCGCCAGCCGACCGAATACACGCCGCTGTGGCTGATGCGCCAGGCCGGCCGCTACCTGCCCGAGTATTGCGAGACCCGCAAGCGCGCAGGCAGCTTCCTGAACCTGTGCAAGAGCCCGACGATGGCCTGCGAGGTCACGCTGCAGCCGCTCGCCCGCTACAACCTCGATGCTGCGATCCTGTTCTCCGACATCCTCACCGTGCCCGACGCGATGGGCCTCGGCCTGTACTTCGCCGAAGGCGAGGGCCCGCGCTTCGAGCGCCCGCTGCGCGACGAATGGGAGATCCGCAACCTCGCGATCCCCGATCCGCACGCCGAGCTGCAATACGTGATGGACGCCGTCGCCGAGATCCGCCGTGCGTTGAATGGCAGCGTGCCGCTGATCGGTTTCTCCGGCAGCCCGTGGACGCTCGCCTGCTACATGGTCGAAGGTGGCTCGTCCGACGATTACCGCAAGGTCAAGGCGATGGCCTACTCGCGCCCCGACCTGCTGCACCACGTCCTGTCCGTGACGGCCGACTCCGTCGTCGCCTACCTCAACGCGCAGATCGAATCCGGCGCGCAGGCCGTGATGGTGTTCGACTCCTGGGGCGGCGTGCTGTCGGAAGCCGCCTACCACGAGTTCTCGCTGCCCTACCTCAAGCGCGTCGTCGATGGCTTGATCAAGGAGCGCGAAGGCGAGCGCGTGCCGAACATCGTGTTCACCAAGGGCGGCGGCCTGTGGATCGAGAACATCGCCGGCATCGGCTGCGACGCCGTCGGCCTCGACTGGACGATGGACATCGGCCGCGCGCGCAAGCTCGTCGGTGACAAGGTCGCCCTGCAGGGCAACCTCGACCCGAACGTGCTGTTCGCGCCGCCGGAAGCGATCGCCCGCGAAGCCAAGCGCGTGCTCGATTCCTTCGGCAACCACCCCGGCCACGTCTTCAACCTCGGCCATGGCATTTCGCAGTTCACGCCGCCCGAGTCGGTCTCCGTGCTGGTCGACACCGTCCACGAGCACAGCCGCAAGATCCGCAGCGGCAACTGA
- a CDS encoding HupE/UreJ family protein, with the protein MSFRRRLPIALVLSVAAGSAMAHGGHGEHSFFAGFAHPIGGIDHLLAMLAVGLFAARQRGALRWALPVSFVVAMIGGALLAASGLVLPNVETGVAASLLVFGLLIAFVAKLPPGAALPLVAAFALFHGHAHEVESGHASMLMYAAGFVSASLMLHGAGFLLARWMPDSAVGRAAQRVLGSLIAGTGLVLLAS; encoded by the coding sequence ATGAGCTTCCGTCGTCGTCTTCCGATCGCACTGGTCCTCTCCGTCGCGGCCGGGTCCGCCATGGCGCACGGCGGTCACGGCGAACACAGCTTCTTCGCCGGCTTCGCGCACCCGATCGGCGGCATCGACCACCTGCTGGCGATGCTGGCGGTCGGTCTGTTCGCGGCGCGTCAGCGCGGCGCGCTTCGTTGGGCGCTGCCGGTCAGCTTCGTCGTCGCGATGATCGGGGGCGCGCTGCTTGCGGCGTCCGGCCTGGTATTGCCGAACGTCGAAACGGGTGTGGCGGCATCCCTTCTCGTGTTCGGCCTGCTGATCGCCTTCGTCGCGAAGCTGCCGCCCGGGGCCGCTCTGCCGCTGGTCGCGGCGTTCGCGCTCTTCCACGGCCACGCGCATGAGGTCGAGTCGGGCCACGCATCGATGCTGATGTATGCGGCCGGTTTCGTGTCGGCGAGCCTCATGCTTCATGGCGCGGGCTTCCTGCTGGCGCGCTGGATGCCGGATTCGGCGGTGGGCCGTGCCGCGCAGCGCGTCCTCGGCAGCCTGATCGCCGGCACCGGCCTCGTGCTGCTCGCGAGCTGA